One window from the genome of Eucalyptus grandis isolate ANBG69807.140 chromosome 7, ASM1654582v1, whole genome shotgun sequence encodes:
- the LOC104452467 gene encoding uncharacterized protein LOC104452467 isoform X1: MAAAASLCNRNPSPFLGRFPPPHPLAGKKKARPGPHPGRPSRAAAAGIRALFWRSKKSLEPRETVDLSLGDYALTPPAAEDVSTAAESRPKRISPSVVNSISEVSANDWDACALDATGPEKYNPFLSHGFLLSLEESNSAVKETGWMPRHIVAKDESGTVVGVVPLYLKSHSNGEFVFDHSWADAYYSYGSRYYPKYQCCVPFTPVTGPRILLRDSLYKDQVFDIVVDALKNLVAKSQVSSIHITFSSENEWQNLKEKGFLQRIGMQYHWSNRNYTCFDDFLMDMKQNKRKNIRQERKKISAQNLTMKRLRGNEIKAKHWDSFYTFYRNTTDNKWGSPYLTREFFHNMGSKMGDQVLLVVAEEGDELVAGALNLIGGDTIYGRLWGCHPKAYYPSLHFEACYYQAIEAAIELNLKTVEAGAQGEHKIHRGYMPVPTYSCHYLLDEEFSKAIEEFVVREATQVKLVMDLIRDSGPFKEGIQ, encoded by the exons ATGGCCGCGGCGGCGAGCCTCTGCAACCGCAACCCCTCCCCCTTCCTCGGCCGCTTCCCTCCTCCTCATCCCCTCGCc gggaagaagaaggcccGACCCGGACCGCATCCCGGGAGGCCGTcgcgagccgccgccgccggaatcCGCGCGCTGTTCTGGAGGTCGAAGAAGTCTCTGGAGCCTCGCGAGACCGTCGATCTTTCCCTCGGCGATTACGCTCTGACGCCGCCGGCCGCCGAG GATGTTTCGACGGCGGCGGAGTCCAGGCCGAAGCGGATATCGCCGTCGGTTGTTAATTCCATCTCCGAGGTTTCGGCGAATGATTGGGACGCGTGTGCTCTTGATGCTACTGGACCTGAGAAGTATAATCCGTTTCTCTCGCACGGGTTCCTTTTGAGTTTGGAGGAGTCTAATTCTGCTGTGAAG GAAACAGGATGGATGCCGCGGCATATTGTTGCTAAGGATGAATCTGGGACTGTTGTAGGTGTTGTTCCACTTTATCTTAAAAG TCACTCAAATGGTGAATTTGTCTTCGACCATTCTTGGGCGGATGCTTACTACAGTTATGGTTCAAGATACTATCCAAAGTACCAATGTTGTGTGCCTTTTACCCCCGTAACTGGTCCTCGGATTCTACTTCGTGATTCCTTATATAAGGATCAAGTTTTTGACATTGTAGTAGATGCCTTAAAGAATCTGGTTGCTAAG TCCCAGGTTTCGTCAATCCACATCACATTTTCTTCTGAGAATGAATGGCAAAACCTCaaggaaaaaggttttctacaGAGGATAGGAATGCAGTACCATTGGAGCAATCGAAACTATACATG ttttgatgactttttgatGGACATGAAgcagaacaaaaggaaaaatatacgTCAGGAACGCAAGAAG ATTTCTGCCCAAAACTTGACAATGAAGCGGCTTCGAGGGAATGAAATAAAG GCTAAGCACTGGGATTCTTTCTATACGTTCTACAGGAACACCACTGATAACAA GTGGGGCAGCCCTTATTTGACAAGAGAGTTTTTTCATAACATGGGATCAAAAATGGGAGACCAAGTGTTACTGGTTGTAGCTGAAGAAGGGGATGAACTTGTTGCGGGAGCCCTTAATCTTATAGGCGGAGATACTATATATGGGCGCCTTTGGGGCTGTCATCCAAAAGCTTATTATCCCAGCTTACATTTTGAAGCTTGTTATTACCAG GCAATAGAAGCTGCTATAGAGCTTAATTTGAAAACAGTGGAGGCAGGGGCTCAGGGTGAGCACAAAATTCATCGAGGTTATATGCCTGTACCCACTTATAGCTGCCACTACCTTCTGGATGAAGAATTCAGCAAGGCCATAGAAGAATTTGTAGTGCGCGAGGCAACTCAG GTCAAACTTGTGATGGATCTGATCCGTGATTCTGGACCCTTTAAAGAAGGCATACAGTAG
- the LOC104452467 gene encoding uncharacterized protein LOC104452467 isoform X2, giving the protein MAAAASLCNRNPSPFLGRFPPPHPLAGKKKARPGPHPGRPSRAAAAGIRALFWRSKKSLEPRETVDLSLGDYALTPPAAEDVSTAAESRPKRISPSVVNSISEVSANDWDACALDATGPEKYNPFLSHGFLLSLEESNSAVKETGWMPRHIVAKDESGTVVGVVPLYLKSHSNGEFVFDHSWADAYYSYGSRYYPKYQCCVPFTPVTGPRILLRDSLYKDQVFDIVVDALKNLVAKSQVSSIHITFSSENEWQNLKEKGFLQRIGMQYHWSNRNYTCFDDFLMDMKQNKRKNIRQERKKISAQNLTMKRLRGNEIKAKHWDSFYTFYRNTTDNKWGSPYLTREFFHNMGSKMGDQVLLVVAEEGDELVAGALNLIGGDTIYGRLWGCHPKAYYPSLHFEACYYQVQQLR; this is encoded by the exons ATGGCCGCGGCGGCGAGCCTCTGCAACCGCAACCCCTCCCCCTTCCTCGGCCGCTTCCCTCCTCCTCATCCCCTCGCc gggaagaagaaggcccGACCCGGACCGCATCCCGGGAGGCCGTcgcgagccgccgccgccggaatcCGCGCGCTGTTCTGGAGGTCGAAGAAGTCTCTGGAGCCTCGCGAGACCGTCGATCTTTCCCTCGGCGATTACGCTCTGACGCCGCCGGCCGCCGAG GATGTTTCGACGGCGGCGGAGTCCAGGCCGAAGCGGATATCGCCGTCGGTTGTTAATTCCATCTCCGAGGTTTCGGCGAATGATTGGGACGCGTGTGCTCTTGATGCTACTGGACCTGAGAAGTATAATCCGTTTCTCTCGCACGGGTTCCTTTTGAGTTTGGAGGAGTCTAATTCTGCTGTGAAG GAAACAGGATGGATGCCGCGGCATATTGTTGCTAAGGATGAATCTGGGACTGTTGTAGGTGTTGTTCCACTTTATCTTAAAAG TCACTCAAATGGTGAATTTGTCTTCGACCATTCTTGGGCGGATGCTTACTACAGTTATGGTTCAAGATACTATCCAAAGTACCAATGTTGTGTGCCTTTTACCCCCGTAACTGGTCCTCGGATTCTACTTCGTGATTCCTTATATAAGGATCAAGTTTTTGACATTGTAGTAGATGCCTTAAAGAATCTGGTTGCTAAG TCCCAGGTTTCGTCAATCCACATCACATTTTCTTCTGAGAATGAATGGCAAAACCTCaaggaaaaaggttttctacaGAGGATAGGAATGCAGTACCATTGGAGCAATCGAAACTATACATG ttttgatgactttttgatGGACATGAAgcagaacaaaaggaaaaatatacgTCAGGAACGCAAGAAG ATTTCTGCCCAAAACTTGACAATGAAGCGGCTTCGAGGGAATGAAATAAAG GCTAAGCACTGGGATTCTTTCTATACGTTCTACAGGAACACCACTGATAACAA GTGGGGCAGCCCTTATTTGACAAGAGAGTTTTTTCATAACATGGGATCAAAAATGGGAGACCAAGTGTTACTGGTTGTAGCTGAAGAAGGGGATGAACTTGTTGCGGGAGCCCTTAATCTTATAGGCGGAGATACTATATATGGGCGCCTTTGGGGCTGTCATCCAAAAGCTTATTATCCCAGCTTACATTTTGAAGCTTGTTATTACCAG GTACAGCAGCTAAGATAA